One genomic window of Eggerthella timonensis includes the following:
- a CDS encoding FecCD family ABC transporter permease, which produces MRSAADARSISSAEGVPPRARDGEVAARCASRRNARRGTLILIALGALVVASTLASLMLGRYPITPIEAVGMLANLAFPIDPFWTSQQETLFFQVRLPRIALALMVGCSLAAAGAAYQGTFQNPLVSPDILGASQGAAFGAAVAILLGLGSLSISVFAFACSIAAVLLVLAIGTRAKGNHLLIVVLAGVMVSSLFQAGVSFTKLIADPTDQLAAITYWLMGSLTGAKWSDMAFSLGPIAIGLAALFALRWRINVLTMGDDEASTMGVNARRVRLIVIVAATLVTAASVSISGMIGWVGLVIPHFARMIIGCDYRKLLPASMLMGASFLLVVDDVARLVATSEIPIGILTAFVGAPFFLYLITRRKQGL; this is translated from the coding sequence ATGCGAAGCGCTGCTGATGCCAGAAGCATCAGCAGCGCCGAGGGGGTACCCCCTCGGGCGCGTGACGGCGAGGTTGCGGCCCGATGCGCGTCCCGCCGCAACGCGCGGCGCGGCACGCTCATCCTGATCGCGCTCGGCGCGCTCGTCGTAGCGAGCACGCTCGCCTCGCTCATGCTCGGGCGCTACCCCATCACCCCCATCGAAGCCGTCGGCATGCTGGCCAACCTCGCCTTCCCCATCGACCCGTTCTGGACGTCTCAGCAGGAGACGCTGTTCTTCCAGGTGCGCCTGCCGCGCATCGCGCTCGCGCTCATGGTGGGCTGCAGCCTGGCGGCCGCCGGCGCCGCCTACCAGGGCACGTTCCAGAATCCGCTCGTCTCCCCCGACATCCTCGGCGCCTCGCAGGGCGCCGCGTTCGGCGCCGCGGTGGCCATCCTGCTGGGGCTCGGCTCGCTCAGCATCTCCGTCTTCGCGTTCGCCTGCTCCATCGCCGCCGTGCTGCTGGTGCTGGCCATCGGCACCCGTGCGAAGGGCAACCACCTGCTCATCGTGGTGCTGGCGGGCGTCATGGTCAGCTCGCTGTTCCAGGCGGGCGTGTCGTTCACGAAGCTCATCGCCGACCCCACCGACCAGCTGGCCGCCATCACGTACTGGCTCATGGGCAGCCTCACCGGCGCGAAATGGAGCGACATGGCCTTTTCTCTGGGCCCCATCGCGATCGGCCTCGCGGCGCTGTTCGCCCTGCGCTGGCGCATCAACGTGCTCACCATGGGCGACGACGAGGCCTCCACCATGGGCGTGAACGCGCGCCGCGTGCGGCTCATCGTCATCGTGGCCGCCACGCTCGTCACCGCCGCCAGCGTGTCCATCTCGGGCATGATCGGCTGGGTGGGCCTCGTCATCCCCCACTTCGCGCGCATGATCATCGGCTGCGACTACCGCAAGCTGCTGCCTGCCAGCATGCTCATGGGCGCCAGCTTCCTGCTCGTCGTCGACGACGTGGCACGCCTCGTGGCAACCTCCGAGATACCCATCGGCATCCTGACCGCGTTCGTGGGTGCGCCGTTCTTCCTGTACCTCATCACGAGGAGGAAGCAGGGGCTATGA
- a CDS encoding DUF364 domain-containing protein, which translates to MRKADAEDAAPWKLYDRLIESVPDDLVVRDYCLGTHWSYVEADCGMGVSFTCKGGGLRTCKQDLRGVPLRAMAELAKSWCFEEATLGVAALNAYYARAELLDPLGAVYDEPVELPDGTVRTMDAFERYRPRIERSAGKRVTVIGHFPHVDRIAAYADLTVLERNCTHELDTPDPACEYVLPGTDFAFVTGVTLINKTAPRLLELAKDATTVLVGPSVIMAPCLFEQGADALAGSVVADPEKARFAVQNGAGQFFGEALQMTLVERERS; encoded by the coding sequence ATGCGAAAAGCCGATGCCGAGGACGCCGCACCGTGGAAGCTGTACGACCGATTGATCGAGAGCGTTCCCGACGACCTCGTCGTGCGCGACTACTGCCTGGGAACGCACTGGTCCTACGTCGAGGCCGACTGCGGCATGGGCGTGAGCTTCACCTGCAAGGGCGGTGGCTTGCGCACCTGCAAGCAGGATCTGCGCGGCGTCCCGCTGCGCGCGATGGCCGAACTCGCGAAGTCATGGTGCTTCGAGGAAGCCACGCTCGGCGTGGCGGCGCTCAACGCCTACTACGCGCGCGCCGAGCTGCTCGACCCGCTCGGCGCCGTGTACGACGAGCCTGTCGAGCTTCCTGACGGCACCGTCCGCACGATGGACGCATTCGAGCGGTACCGTCCGCGCATCGAGCGCTCCGCTGGCAAACGCGTGACGGTGATCGGCCACTTCCCCCACGTCGACCGCATCGCCGCCTACGCCGACCTCACGGTGCTCGAACGGAACTGCACGCACGAGCTCGACACGCCCGACCCCGCGTGCGAGTACGTGCTGCCCGGCACCGACTTCGCCTTCGTCACCGGCGTCACCCTTATCAACAAGACCGCGCCGCGCCTGCTGGAGCTCGCGAAGGACGCGACCACCGTGCTCGTGGGCCCCAGCGTGATCATGGCGCCGTGCCTGTTCGAGCAGGGTGCCGACGCGCTGGCCGGCAGCGTGGTGGCCGATCCGGAGAAGGCGCGCTTCGCCGTGCAGAACGGCGCCGGCCAGTTCTTCGGCGAGGCGCTGCAGATGACCCTCGTCGAACGCGAGCGGTCCTAG
- a CDS encoding flavin reductase — MIDQTAFFSLSYGLYIIGATDGERKAACVANTFQQVTSSPLQVSVALNKENATTDVILDSGRFTVSCLAQEATMELIGTFGFHCSTDTDKFAACETGLDAAGVPYVAEQCVARFSVRVTQAVNLGTHILYIGEVEEAEKVCAGDPMTYAYYHQVKGGKTPPKASSYLPDAPDAAPAAPAVAAAGDEEAPKPKYAWRCKVCGHIEYGDELPEDFACPVCSVGPDMFERIEL, encoded by the coding sequence ATGATCGATCAGACTGCGTTCTTCAGTTTGAGCTACGGGCTCTACATCATCGGCGCGACGGACGGCGAGCGTAAAGCCGCCTGCGTCGCCAACACGTTTCAGCAGGTCACATCATCGCCGTTGCAGGTGAGCGTGGCGCTGAACAAGGAGAACGCCACCACCGACGTCATCCTGGACTCCGGCCGCTTCACCGTGTCGTGCCTGGCGCAGGAGGCGACGATGGAGCTCATCGGCACGTTCGGCTTCCATTGCAGCACCGATACCGACAAGTTCGCAGCCTGCGAAACGGGGCTCGACGCGGCGGGCGTGCCCTATGTGGCCGAGCAGTGCGTCGCGCGCTTCTCCGTGCGCGTCACCCAGGCGGTGAACCTCGGCACGCACATCCTCTACATCGGCGAGGTGGAGGAGGCTGAGAAGGTGTGCGCGGGCGATCCGATGACGTACGCCTACTACCACCAGGTGAAAGGCGGGAAGACGCCGCCGAAGGCCTCGAGCTACCTGCCTGACGCGCCCGACGCGGCGCCGGCTGCCCCGGCGGTCGCGGCTGCGGGCGACGAGGAGGCTCCGAAGCCGAAGTACGCGTGGCGCTGCAAGGTGTGCGGCCACATCGAGTATGGCGACGAGCTGCCCGAGGACTTCGCATGCCCGGTGTGCAGCGTAGGTCCCGACATGTTCGAGCGCATCGAGCTGTAG
- a CDS encoding class I SAM-dependent methyltransferase: MPENNTSQPFVPQLTTRDWNAEWKQLQQARRRFDDASYWDKRAATFTTKDAPNPYVERFLELAGIREGETVFDMGCGTGALSVPLGKRGIKVVAADFSQGMLDQMQATLDAEGVRTVFPKRMSWSDDWPAHGVRPGMVDVALASRSVATADLRDALLRLTDVARRRACVTLATGSSPRTDERILNAIGLSSVLGRDHLYAFNILANEGLRPEVAYIDSERTDTFDSLDDAFGVFSRMVDDATAAFIGAEERAAAIVRLRTWLEENLVENERAGMPDKKGLPEKPLRLRVPRTVTWAFIAWNK, from the coding sequence ATGCCCGAAAACAACACGTCCCAACCCTTCGTCCCCCAGCTCACCACCCGCGACTGGAACGCCGAGTGGAAGCAGCTCCAACAGGCGCGACGACGGTTCGACGACGCGAGCTACTGGGACAAGCGCGCGGCCACCTTCACGACGAAGGACGCGCCGAACCCCTACGTCGAGCGGTTCCTCGAGCTCGCTGGCATCCGCGAGGGCGAGACGGTGTTCGACATGGGCTGCGGCACGGGCGCGCTGTCGGTGCCGCTGGGCAAGCGCGGCATCAAGGTGGTGGCGGCCGACTTCTCGCAGGGCATGCTCGACCAGATGCAGGCCACGCTCGATGCCGAGGGCGTTCGCACCGTGTTCCCCAAGCGCATGAGCTGGTCGGACGACTGGCCGGCCCACGGCGTGCGCCCGGGCATGGTGGACGTGGCGCTGGCCTCGCGCTCGGTGGCCACGGCCGACCTGCGCGACGCGCTGCTGCGCCTCACCGACGTGGCGCGCCGCCGCGCGTGCGTCACGCTGGCCACGGGCTCGTCGCCGCGCACCGATGAGCGCATCCTCAACGCCATCGGCCTCTCCAGCGTGCTCGGCCGCGACCATCTCTATGCGTTCAACATCCTCGCGAACGAGGGGCTGCGCCCTGAGGTCGCCTACATCGACAGCGAGCGCACCGACACCTTCGACTCCCTCGACGACGCGTTCGGCGTGTTCTCCCGCATGGTAGACGACGCCACCGCGGCGTTCATCGGCGCCGAGGAGCGCGCCGCGGCCATCGTCCGGCTGCGCACGTGGCTCGAGGAGAACCTCGTCGAGAACGAGCGCGCGGGCATGCCCGACAAGAAGGGGCTTCCGGAGAAGCCCCTGCGTCTGCGCGTGCCCCGGACGGTCACCTGGGCCTTCATCGCCTGGAACAAGTAG
- the thyX gene encoding FAD-dependent thymidylate synthase: MQVELLYHTPDPERAIATAARLCYAPVGAAELMETMPEERVKSVLSTIMSAGHTSTLEHASYTFAVDGVSRALTHQLVRHRIASFNQQSQRYVKFTDGLATVKPDSVRASEETNAVFDEAIEAAIAAYEKLLAAGIPAEDARYLLPNAAETKIVITMNVRELLHFFSLRCCNRAQWEIRAMAHRMLELAKPTAPFIFMDAGAPCIRGNCPEGKMTCGNPYPRVKRD, translated from the coding sequence ATGCAAGTTGAACTTCTGTACCACACGCCCGACCCCGAGCGCGCCATCGCCACGGCCGCGCGCCTGTGCTACGCGCCCGTCGGCGCGGCCGAGCTCATGGAGACCATGCCGGAGGAGCGCGTGAAAAGCGTGCTGTCCACCATCATGAGCGCAGGCCACACGTCCACGCTCGAGCATGCCAGCTACACGTTCGCGGTGGACGGCGTCTCGCGCGCGCTGACGCATCAGCTGGTGCGTCACCGCATCGCCAGCTTCAACCAGCAGAGCCAGCGCTACGTGAAGTTCACGGACGGCCTGGCCACGGTGAAGCCCGACAGCGTGAGGGCGAGCGAGGAGACGAACGCGGTGTTCGACGAGGCCATCGAGGCAGCCATCGCCGCCTACGAGAAGCTGCTGGCGGCTGGCATCCCCGCCGAGGACGCGCGCTACCTGCTGCCGAACGCCGCCGAGACGAAGATCGTCATCACGATGAACGTGCGCGAGCTGTTGCACTTCTTCTCGCTGCGCTGCTGCAACCGCGCGCAGTGGGAGATCCGCGCCATGGCGCATCGCATGCTGGAGCTGGCCAAGCCCACGGCTCCGTTCATCTTCATGGACGCGGGCGCGCCCTGCATTCGCGGCAACTGTCCCGAGGGCAAGATGACCTGCGGGAATCCGTACCCGCGCGTGAAGAGGGACTAG